AGGAAATACAGGAACAACAGAATTCGATTTAGATAATGATAAAATCTCAATAAGTAATGGAGATATTGAGATCGGGAAAGGAGTATTGTCAGATAGTTCTGATGGAATAAAAGTAAATGGAAAGATTGAAATAAATGATTCTTCAGGTAATAAAAGTATTTTGTCAGGAACAGGTATTAGGCAGATTTATGCTTTAACAGCAATAGACCAAATAGATAGTGCGAAAAGTTTATCGATACCAATTTACATCCCGGATAACGCTTCAGGAACAACTACAGGAACAGGAATAGCTAGAATAATAGTAAAAGCGGAAAAATTCAGAGCATACTCAAAAGGAGCATCTTCTGGAGGTAGTTCGTCAGTTACTTCGGGCTCGAGTCTCCCAACAAATATGACAGTAGCAACAGGTGGTGCAACTTGGTTGAACATAGATGTGAATATTGGAGACACTTTTTCGGCTGATGCAGCAGGGAGTCATACACATTCATACTCAGATTGGACGTATACGAATGGTTATCATAGCCATACTCTTAAAGATGATTTTTCAGGTACAAATTCTGCAGGTTCTCATCAACATTCATTTAGTGGTTCAACAGGAAGTGCAGGAAGTCATGCACATTCTATCGGTGTATCGCAATTTAATCATACGCATGATGTTTCAATTTCAGATTTAAATCATACGCATTCAGTATCTATTCCATCGCATACACATAGTTTAACGTATGGAATTTATGAAAGTACAGCAACAGCAACGATTACAATAAAAAAAGGAACAACAACTTTAGGAACAGTGGCGACTGATAATGAAATAACTATAACAAATCAAACTGTGTCTAATGGAGATAAAATAGAAATTTCAGCGGATAACCTTACGAGAGTACAGGTTTATATATTTGTAGAATATCTACTACAATATTAAGGAGGCAAAAATATGATAACTATTCAGTATGGAAATAATCAATTTCAAAATTTAAGTGAGGTTAGAGAAAATGTTGAAAACAAACAAGTTTTTGTAACTATTAAAGAAATAGTTCAAGAAAATTTAAACATCGGTGAAAATTTACTCATAAAACAGGATGAAAATATATTATTAGAAAAAAATATAAGAAATATATCTGTCATAAAAGATTACCTTGCAGGGCAAACAACTATTATGTTTCAATATTAAACGAACCCTTCGGGGTTCTTTTTTTCCTCTCAGTCAAAAAACACTTTATTTTTTTAGAAAAAAGTAGTATAATAATAATGCAATTAGTGCCCGATAATTATACTGAGGGGGTGAGAAAGTGCGATTTGATTATAAAAAAGCTGTTCAAATTCTTAATTGGTTCGCTCGAAAGAATGGTAATCAAATAAATTATTTAAAAGCTATAAAACTTTTATATTTTGCAGAAAGATATCATTTAAGAAAATACGGAAGATTAATATGCTCTCCAACATATGTTGGTATGAAACTTGGACCTGTTCAATCTGAAATAAAAGATTTGATAACTTCCAGCGAGTTTCAAGTTGATGAAAAGGAATCAAAATATTATACAAATTATATGCAAACATTAATTAATAAAACTGAAAAAATTTACGATATAAAATCACAAAAAGATGTGGATTTCGACGAATTCTCAGAAACAGATATTGAAGCTCTTAATTTTGCTTGGAAAACATTTTCTAAATTTCAACCTTTTGAATTAGCTGAAATAACTCATTTATATCCCGAATGGAATGAAAAATCATATATTTTAGAAGCGGAAGAATATTCAAGATTTATTATGAATACAGAAGATTTTTTCAAAAATATAACAAAAGAAAATTTAGAAAAACTTAAAAAATATGGATTTGAAAAAGACCCATTTGATTTAGATAAGGAAACATTAAGTATCTCAAGAGAAGAATTTATGGAATCCATGGAGTGGGAACTAGATGGATAAAAATGATATTTCTATTTATTCAAAACTTTATTATGTTGATTTAGAAATATGTCCTGGAAGAATTATATATTTTAAAAATGAACAAATAGAAAATTATCATTATTTTGTAGTTTTAAATAATGATGGTTATATTCCGGATGAAATAATAGCAGTCATGGCAACATCTAAAATAAATAAGGCAATTAGACGAAGAGAAAAGAATAAAGAAAATGCAAAAGCTTTAGTAATTGTAAATCCAGAAGAACTTCCTGGGTATTTCAATCAAAAAACGGCATTTCAGTGTTGGAATTTAAAAATAATTACTCCACAAGAAATAAAAAATATGAAAGAGACTGGAAAACTATATAAAGATGGAAAGATTTCAGAAAAAATACTGAATAAATTAATTGAAGGTGTTTTGATAAGTAAACTTGTTAAGAAAAAGCATAAAAAAATTTTAAAAGAAATATATAATAAATGATATCAATATTAAACGAAATCAAACGAACCCTCTGGGGTTCTTTTTTTTATATGGAGGTGGAATTTTGGAAGTTGCAACATATGAATATAAAAAAGATTTTATTGATATTATTCCAGTTGGTGATCTTCATATTGGAAGTGAAAACTCTGATATCCATGATGTAATAAAAGCATTAGAAAAAGAAGAAGGTAAAATCATATTTCTTGGTGATCTCATAGATAATGCAATAGTTAATTCATTAGGGGATGTATATTCACAAAAAGATAACCCACAAGGTACATTGAAGCAAATTAGTAGTTTATTTGATAAATTTAAAGATAGAATACTGGGAGTGATAGGTGGAAATCATGAAAGAAGAACATGGAGAAAAGTTGGTGTTGATCCAATAGCATTATTATGTCAAGAAAAAAACATACCTTATACAGATGATCTTATGGTTATAGATATTAATTTAAAAAATGGTAAAAAATTAGTTGGACAAAAAAACAGAATCAATTACAAAATAGCTTGTCATCATGGTTCTTCAGGTGGAAGATTTCCTGAAAGAAGTATGAGGCAACATCGTTATTTTTTTGATGTAATATCCGGAGTAGATATTTACCTAACAGGACATACTCATATTCCAGAAATGCATAAATTTTCTATATTTGAATATGATTCGAAAAATAAAAAAATCAGAAAAAAAGACATAATTGGTATAACTGTTCCATCTTGGACAGATGAAAAATATGCGGTGCAAAAGTTACTTGCACCGACAGCAAGAGGGATGTTTAAAATAAGATTGTTTGCAAACAAAACGCAAAAAATAGAAGTTTTAGCGAGGTGAAACTATGCACTATGAAAATTGTCCGTATGAAAAAAGAATAGAGCAACTTGAAAAAGAAATGAAAGATAGAATGCAACAAGATGCTATTCAAGAAACAATATTAAAAATAATAAATGAACGTTTCGATAAATTAGAAAATAAAATAGATGGAATAGACGGAGAACTTCATAACGGACTAATTCCCAAAAAAGCAAGTCAATGGTTTTATAGTTCGGTTGGAAAATGGGTATTGGGGTTAATAGGTACAAATGTAATTACGATCATAATTTTATTATACAAAGTTTTTCAGAGGTGATGTAAATGAATTGGGAAGATTATAGAGCAAAGCTTATTATCGCAGTTATGGGAGAAGCTGAAAGTTGTAGCTTTTTTGAAAAATATCTAATTGCTTGTGTTGGTTGGAACAGATGGTTTCATCAGAAAAAGTATAGATTTAATCCATTGGAAAAAGATTTTCTTGGATACAGAAGAGAAATT
This is a stretch of genomic DNA from Marinitoga sp. 1197. It encodes these proteins:
- a CDS encoding Panacea domain-containing protein, whose protein sequence is MRFDYKKAVQILNWFARKNGNQINYLKAIKLLYFAERYHLRKYGRLICSPTYVGMKLGPVQSEIKDLITSSEFQVDEKESKYYTNYMQTLINKTEKIYDIKSQKDVDFDEFSETDIEALNFAWKTFSKFQPFELAEITHLYPEWNEKSYILEAEEYSRFIMNTEDFFKNITKENLEKLKKYGFEKDPFDLDKETLSISREEFMESMEWELDG
- a CDS encoding metallophosphoesterase; the encoded protein is MEVATYEYKKDFIDIIPVGDLHIGSENSDIHDVIKALEKEEGKIIFLGDLIDNAIVNSLGDVYSQKDNPQGTLKQISSLFDKFKDRILGVIGGNHERRTWRKVGVDPIALLCQEKNIPYTDDLMVIDINLKNGKKLVGQKNRINYKIACHHGSSGGRFPERSMRQHRYFFDVISGVDIYLTGHTHIPEMHKFSIFEYDSKNKKIRKKDIIGITVPSWTDEKYAVQKLLAPTARGMFKIRLFANKTQKIEVLAR